The following are encoded in a window of Cycloclasticus pugetii PS-1 genomic DNA:
- the htpX gene encoding protease HtpX: protein MTRIALFLATNVAIMVVISLVFSLFGLSGTLQANGVDLDLNALLIISLIVGMTGSVISLAMSKSMAKRSMGVQVIDQPKNSTEQWLVSVVSKQAEKAGIGMPEVGIFNNPTPNAFATGMNKNDALVAVSTGLLNAMNRDEVEAVLGHEVSHVANGDMITMALMQGVVNTFVYFFASVIGHIVDRVILKNERGHGIGYFVTQMLAQVVLSFLASMLVMWFSRYREFHADKGGANLAGKQKMINALKALQRSHEPTDMPEELAAFGINGGQVKKLFMSHPPLEERIAALQRN, encoded by the coding sequence ATGACTCGAATTGCTTTATTTTTAGCCACTAATGTAGCCATTATGGTCGTTATCAGCTTGGTATTTAGCCTATTTGGTTTATCAGGTACTTTGCAGGCAAATGGGGTCGATTTAGACCTGAATGCTTTATTAATTATCTCTCTGATCGTTGGCATGACCGGTTCGGTCATTTCCTTAGCCATGTCAAAATCCATGGCAAAACGTTCCATGGGTGTTCAGGTTATTGATCAGCCTAAAAATTCAACAGAGCAATGGCTTGTTTCTGTGGTCTCAAAACAGGCGGAAAAAGCAGGCATTGGTATGCCAGAAGTCGGTATTTTTAATAACCCTACACCCAATGCCTTTGCAACTGGGATGAATAAGAATGATGCTTTAGTGGCCGTGAGTACTGGCTTACTTAATGCAATGAACAGAGATGAAGTAGAAGCCGTGCTTGGGCATGAAGTCAGCCATGTTGCCAATGGTGATATGATCACGATGGCATTGATGCAAGGTGTGGTGAATACTTTTGTATATTTCTTTGCCTCTGTCATTGGTCATATTGTGGATAGGGTCATTCTTAAAAATGAACGTGGGCATGGCATTGGTTATTTTGTGACCCAAATGTTAGCTCAGGTCGTGTTATCCTTTTTAGCCTCCATGCTTGTTATGTGGTTCTCGCGCTATCGTGAGTTTCATGCCGATAAAGGCGGCGCCAATTTAGCCGGCAAACAAAAAATGATTAACGCATTAAAAGCCCTACAGCGTAGTCATGAGCCAACTGATATGCCAGAAGAATTAGCCGCTTTTGGTATTAATGGTGGACA